TTCGGCTGGGGCCGTGAAACCTTTGCCTTTGCCATCGCTTTGCAAAACCTGATCTGGGGCCTGGCGCAGCCGTTTACCGGGGCCCTGGCCGACCGCTTTGGCGCGGCCAAAGTCGTGATGATCGGTGGCGTGCTGTATGCCTTGGGCCTGGTGTTCATGGGTTTGTCTGATTCGGCGTGGTCGCTGTCCTTGAGTGCCGGCTTGCTGATTGGCATCGGCCTGTCCGGCACCTCGTTCTCGGTGATCCTCGGCGTGGTAGGGCGTGCCGTGACCCCGGAAAAACGCAGCATGGCCATGGGCATTGCCAGTGCTGCCGGTTCTTTCGGCCAGTTCGCCATGTTGCCGGGCACCCTGGGCCTGATCGGCTGGCTGGGCTGGTCCGCGGCCTTGCTGGTGCTGGGCCTGCTGGTGGCGCTGATTGTGCCACTGGTGACGATGATCAAGGATCGCCCGCTACCGGTCATGGCCGGTCAGCAAACCCTGCGCGAGGCCTTGCAGGAAGCCTGTTCCCATTCCGGGTTCTGGTTGCTGGCCTTTGGCTTTTTTGTCTGCGGTTTCCAGGTGGTGTTTATCGGCGTGCACTTGCCGGCGTACCTGGTGGACCAGCATCTGCCGGCGACCGTCGGCACTACGGTGCTGGCGCTGATCGGCCTGTTCAATATCTTCGGCACCTACACGGCAGGCTGGCTCGGTGGGCGGATATCCAAGCCGCGCTTGCTCACGGCGTTGTACCTGCTGCGGGCGGTGGTGATTGTGCTGTTCCTGTGGGCGCCGGTGACACAGATGAGCGCCTACCTGTTCGGCATGGCCATGGGCTTTTTGTGGCTGTCGACCGTGCCGCTGACCAACGGTACGGTGGCGACCTTGTTCGGGGTCAGAAACCTGTCGATGCTGGGTGGGATCGTGTTCCTGTTCCATCAGTTGGGTTCGTTCCTTGGCGGTTGGCTGGGTGGCGTGGTCTATGATCGAACGGGCAACTACGATTTGATCTGGCAGGTGGCTATTGTCTTGAGCCTGGTCGCGGCCGCCCTTAACTGGCCGGTGCGTGAGCGACCGGTGGCAAGGTTGCAGGCGCAGATGGGGGTGGCATGAACTCGCTCGGATACTGGTTTGGCGCAGCCGGGCTGCTGACGCTGTTGCTGCTGGCCTGGTGGGGTTGGCAGCGCAGCGGGCTGGCGTTGATGCAACTGGGCATGGCGATCTGTTAGGTTGCTTGTCTGACTCTGTCCAAGGAATCTCGACATGTTGATGCGCTGGCTCGCAGTACCCGCCCTGATGATGGCTTTTGGCGGTGTCGCCATGGCCGCCGATTGTCCGTCGTTGCTTGAAGGCCAGTTGCCGAAGTTACGCGCCAAGGAGTCCATCGACCTGTGCCAGCGTTTTGCCGGCAAGCCCCTGGTGATCGTCAATACCGCCAGTTTCTGTGGGTTCGCCCCGCAGTTCAAAGGCCTGGAGGCGTTGTATCAGCGCTACAAGGGCGACGGCCTGGAAGTGATTGGCGTGCCTTCCGATGACTTCAAGCAGGAAGCCAAGACGGGCGAAGAGACCGCCAAGGTTTGCTATGTGAACTATGGCGTGACCTTCACCATGACCGAGCCACAGAAGGTCAGGGGCCCCGATGCGGCACACCTGTTCAAGGTCCTGGCCGAGCAGAGCAACGCGCCGAAGTGGAATTTCTACAAATACGTGGTGGACCGCCAGGGCAAGGTGATCGCCAGCTTCTCCAGCCTGACCAAGCCGGACAGCCCGGACCTGATCGAGGCCGTGGAGCAGGCGCTGGCTTCCAAGCCCTGATTATCGGCCACTAAAAAGCCCCGCCTCCTTTGCAGGAGAGCGGGGCTTTTATATGCAGCGTTGGATCAGAACTTGTACGTCATGCCCAGGCCAAAACCGTTGGCGCTGTTTTCATACTTGGCGTTGTACGTCTGGCCCAGCTTGTTGTGGCTGTTGACCTTGACGTCTTCTTCCTGCAGGTACGAATAGGCCAGGTCGATAGTCATGTTATCCATAACTGCGTAGCCCAAGCCAACACTGAAGATAGTCCGGTCGCCAGTAGGGATACGTGGCGAACGATTAGTGTTGTTGGTAGGCGACTGGTCGAAGGTCAGGCCAGTGCGCAGGACCACTTGCTTGGTCAGCTGGTACGAGGTACCGACTGCGTAAGCCCAGGTGTCGTGCCAGTTCTGGTCTTCCTTGATAGTGCCCACCAGCTGTGGCCCTGCACCGCCGCCGTTGCCCGTAGTGACGCCTTCGTTGTTGACGGTGATGTCTTTCAGGCGGCTCCAGCGTGTCCAGGTCGCGCCGG
The Pseudomonas hygromyciniae genome window above contains:
- a CDS encoding MFS transporter; protein product: MWRTSGWILVGSALILALSLGVRHGFGLFLAPMSAEFGWGRETFAFAIALQNLIWGLAQPFTGALADRFGAAKVVMIGGVLYALGLVFMGLSDSAWSLSLSAGLLIGIGLSGTSFSVILGVVGRAVTPEKRSMAMGIASAAGSFGQFAMLPGTLGLIGWLGWSAALLVLGLLVALIVPLVTMIKDRPLPVMAGQQTLREALQEACSHSGFWLLAFGFFVCGFQVVFIGVHLPAYLVDQHLPATVGTTVLALIGLFNIFGTYTAGWLGGRISKPRLLTALYLLRAVVIVLFLWAPVTQMSAYLFGMAMGFLWLSTVPLTNGTVATLFGVRNLSMLGGIVFLFHQLGSFLGGWLGGVVYDRTGNYDLIWQVAIVLSLVAAALNWPVRERPVARLQAQMGVA
- a CDS encoding glutathione peroxidase, which produces MLMRWLAVPALMMAFGGVAMAADCPSLLEGQLPKLRAKESIDLCQRFAGKPLVIVNTASFCGFAPQFKGLEALYQRYKGDGLEVIGVPSDDFKQEAKTGEETAKVCYVNYGVTFTMTEPQKVRGPDAAHLFKVLAEQSNAPKWNFYKYVVDRQGKVIASFSSLTKPDSPDLIEAVEQALASKP